A genomic region of Magnolia sinica isolate HGM2019 chromosome 6, MsV1, whole genome shotgun sequence contains the following coding sequences:
- the LOC131249630 gene encoding uncharacterized protein LOC131249630, protein MHYIVLFDSGASHSFVADDFYRSTSLPLESTREGLSVSTPLGKTAVIDRFCSSCPILIEDIFLLTNLFILPMSEFDVILGMDWIAEYHAILDCSAKIVTFCIPSMPEFQFVTEPRGEQLSCLLLCAVEESVNFSIDHMPIIYGFPDVFQEILLLLARRHTEFQIDLVPGIAPISKAPYHMARLELRKLQKQLMNYVI, encoded by the coding sequence atgcattacATTgtgttatttgattctggtgcatcgcattcctttgtggctgatgATTTCTACCGATCAACCAGTTTACCGTTAGAGTCGactcgtgagggtttgtcggtGTCAACACCtctggggaagactgcagtgataGATCGATTTTGTTCATCTTGCCCCATTCTGATCGAGGATATCTTTTTGCTTACTAATCTGTTcatattgccgatgtccgagtttgatgtcatcttgggcatggattggatcGCCGAGTACCATGCTATATTGGATTGCTCTGCGAagatagtcacgttctgtatacccagcATGCCAGAGTTTCAGTTTGttaccgagcctagaggagagcagctttcctgtCTGTTGttgtgtgccgttgaggagtcagttAATTTTAGTATCGACCATATGCCGATCATTTATGGCTTTcctgatgtgttccaggagattctgttGTTACTAGCTCGTCGAcacaccgagttccagattgatctcgtgcccggtatcGCGCCTATatcaaaggccccgtatcatatggcacGGTTGGAGTTGCggaaactgcagaagcagttgatGAATTACGTGATCTAG